CGCATCATGCCCGGACCAGGCTTCCCGGACGAAGAGCTTTTCCGCGGGGTTGGCGCGCGCGTTCACGAAGCAGCGAGCGCCTCGCGCCAGACCGGGCTGTCCACGTAGTGGTTGTCGTAACGCTCCGAGGATTCCGCGATCTTCTTCGGGTCGGTCTCACCGCGCATCACGCTGCCGAGGAGCCGCAGGTAGTCGAAGCGGGCCATGCCGGGAGTGAAGGTGAACAGGACGTCCGCCTCGCAGCCCGGGGCGGCGGCGAAGGCGTGCGGGGTGTGCGGCGGCACGGCGAGGAAGTCACCGGCGGTCAGGACGGTGATCTCGTCGCCCACCAGGACCTGGAGGGAGCCGCTGATCACGAAGAAGAGCTCCGTGGCCTTGGTGTGGAAGTGCGCGGGAGCGCCGACGGCTCCCTCGGTGAAGGTGGAGCGGTAGGTGGTGAAGCCGCCGCCCGGCCCGTCGGTGTCGGCCAGCAGGGTCATGACGCTGCTCGGGTCGGCGCTGGTCTCGGCCTCCGAGGCGCGGGTGAGGTGGGCGGCGAAGTCTGCGTTCTTGCTGTTCATGGTGGTGTCCCCTCCGGTTCCGCGGCGGTCTCTCGCCTCGTTGTGATCACCACTCTATGGCGCCGAAAGACCCTCCCCCGAGTGCAATTCAGTGCCGGAAACGAGGGTCAATTCATGCGCCTGGCCCGCTGTCGCCGAGCCGGTCTCGCTGGATCTCGTGGGCGAGAGCCCGCCGCACGGAGGCCGAGCCGGTGACCGCGGTGGCGGTCACCTTCGCGGGGACGTCGAGACGACGACTGATCTCGTCGTACGCGCCCCGGCAGCCGCCCGGCAGTTGAGTCTGATGCTCCCTCAGGTCCGCTTCGAGAAGGCGTCGCAGCTCGTCCACGTTCTGCGGCGTGAAGCGCTTCTTGCCCCGGCCCAGGGCATTCACGTAGCCGGTGCAGTGCGCGCTGTCGTCCATGGCCTCGGAGACCACCTCGGCAACGCCCCACAGGCGCCCTTCGAGCCACGGCAGGTCTCGCTGGTCGAGGTGGAGCTCCATCGGCGGCAGCCGGTCGCCGCCTGTCTTGTACTCACCGTCCGCCTTGTACTCGCCGCTCGTCTTGTACTTCGCCACCTGCTTGGAGACGGCGGGCTGACTCATGTCCGCGAGCTCGGCGATCCTTTCCTGCGTCCAGCCGAGGTCGACGAACAACTTGATCATCTCCGACCGCAGCTTCCGCATCTCCTCGCCCGCGCGGATGACCTCGTTCATTCCGGCCAGCATGCGCTCGGCCTGCCCCTCGGTCAGTACCCCGGGGCCCTCGTGAGTGTCCTCGTTACCCGCCATGGGTCGGTTATACAGCTCGGCACACCCGGCGGCATAACCGGGTTGTATAACCTGGTTATTAGTGTCAGTATCCGCGTCATGCCTCCCTACTCCTCATCCGAGTCCTCCGCGCCCGAGCCCTCCTCGTCTGTGTACACCGCGTCCGAGTACGTCGCGTCCGACGGGACCCGGCTCGCCTACCGCGTATTCGGAGCCGCACTCGACGCAGCGCATGACGACCGCGGCCCCGTCGTCTGCGTCCCCGGCGGCCCCGCCGACTCCCGCTACCTCGGCGACCTCGGTGGCCTGTCCGCACACCGGCAGCTGATCGTCCTGGACACCCGCGGCACCGGCCGGTCCGCGATTCCCGAGGACCCCTCCTCCTACCGGTGCGACCGACTCGTCGAGGACGTCGAGTCCCTGCGCGAGCACCTCGGGCTCCGCCGGATGAACCTGCTCGGCCATTCCGGCGGGGCGAACGTCGCGACGCAATACGCGGCCCGCCACCCCACCAGGGTCAGCAAGCTCGCGCTGATCGGCCCCGGCACCCGGGCCGTCGGCCTTGCCATCCCTGGTGAGATGCGGCGTGAGCTCGCGCTGTCGCGGAAGGGCGAGCCGTGGTTCCCGTCCGCGTTCGCCGCCCTGGAGGCGATCACCGAAGGCACCGGCACGGACTGGGATGCCATCAGCCCCTTCTTCTACGGCCGGTGGGACTCCGCCGCACGGCAGCACCACGCCACCAGTCAGCCGGAGAACAAGGAGGCTGTCGTCGGCTTCGCGGCCGAGGGCGCTTTCGACGCGCAGGCCACGCGTGCGGGGCTCGCCGGCTGTGCCATGCCGGTGCTGCTGCTCACCGGAGAGTTCGACATGAACAGCCCCCCGCGTGCGGTGGCCGAGTTCGCGGAGCTGTTCCGCGACGCGACGTTCGTGGTGCAGCCGGCGGCTGGGCACTATCCCTGGCTCGACGACGCCGAGCGGTTCGTGGCGGCCACGGCGGCGTTCCTGGGGTAGCCGCAGGCAGCAGGCACCCGCGCGCAGCCAGCCCGCACCCGACGACGCATTGATCACAGAAACGTGTGACCAGCTGAAATCAGGTCACACGACGTGCATGACGCGTTTCGCAACGGTGGGCCTGCTGATCGCCTGCACAGTGGGCGGTGTGCTCCTCGCCCTCCTGGCATCCCCATGGTGGTGGTTCGCCGCCGCCCCTCTCCTGGTCGTGGCGCTGACCGGTGTCTACGACCTGGCGCAGAGGCGGCACTCCGTGCTGCGGAACTACCCCGTGCTCGGCCATCTGCGGTTCCTCATGGAAACGCTCCGTCCTGAACTGCAGCAGTACTTCGTGGAGCGCAACTACGACGGCAGGCCCTACGACCGCGACACCCGCAGCATCGTCTACGAACGGGCCAAGGGGGTCGCCGCCGAGGAACCGTTCGGCAGTGAGCGCGACATGGACGCCCGCGGCTACGAGTTCCTCGTGCCGTCCATGGCGCCGGTGCCCGTGCCCGACGAGCCGCCCCGCGTCCGGATAGGCGGCCCCGACTGCACCCAGCCGTACGACATGGCCCTCCTGAACGTCTCCGCGATGAGCTTCGGCTCGCTCTCCTCCAACGCCGTGGTGGCGCTGAACACGGGTGCGGCACGCGGCGGCTTCGCCCACGACACCGGCGAGGGCGGCCTGTCCACCCATCACCTGCGGCCCGGCGGCGACCTCGTCTGGGAGATCGGCACCGGCTACTTCGGCTGCCGCACCCGTGACGGGGAGTTCGACGCGCGGCAGTTC
This Streptomyces sp. NBC_01283 DNA region includes the following protein-coding sequences:
- a CDS encoding alpha/beta fold hydrolase, coding for MPPYSSSESSAPEPSSSVYTASEYVASDGTRLAYRVFGAALDAAHDDRGPVVCVPGGPADSRYLGDLGGLSAHRQLIVLDTRGTGRSAIPEDPSSYRCDRLVEDVESLREHLGLRRMNLLGHSGGANVATQYAARHPTRVSKLALIGPGTRAVGLAIPGEMRRELALSRKGEPWFPSAFAALEAITEGTGTDWDAISPFFYGRWDSAARQHHATSQPENKEAVVGFAAEGAFDAQATRAGLAGCAMPVLLLTGEFDMNSPPRAVAEFAELFRDATFVVQPAAGHYPWLDDAERFVAATAAFLG
- a CDS encoding cupin domain-containing protein; its protein translation is MNSKNADFAAHLTRASEAETSADPSSVMTLLADTDGPGGGFTTYRSTFTEGAVGAPAHFHTKATELFFVISGSLQVLVGDEITVLTAGDFLAVPPHTPHAFAAAPGCEADVLFTFTPGMARFDYLRLLGSVMRGETDPKKIAESSERYDNHYVDSPVWREALAAS
- a CDS encoding sigma-70 family RNA polymerase sigma factor codes for the protein MAGNEDTHEGPGVLTEGQAERMLAGMNEVIRAGEEMRKLRSEMIKLFVDLGWTQERIAELADMSQPAVSKQVAKYKTSGEYKADGEYKTGGDRLPPMELHLDQRDLPWLEGRLWGVAEVVSEAMDDSAHCTGYVNALGRGKKRFTPQNVDELRRLLEADLREHQTQLPGGCRGAYDEISRRLDVPAKVTATAVTGSASVRRALAHEIQRDRLGDSGPGA